One Ficedula albicollis isolate OC2 chromosome Z, FicAlb1.5, whole genome shotgun sequence DNA window includes the following coding sequences:
- the CCDC112 gene encoding coiled-coil domain-containing protein 112: MAALAPALAAAAGRLQNESCSSTAGAGRQFQSRKTKAERAKKVEFIRTAEKLKAQLANIEKDKTGHLYNRKSDFRVEYRLLEELEHSMTVSRKMEKAKILQQLSKIQNNVKRLQQQLKDVKPTPEFVEKIKEMMEEIENAINAFKEEQRQIYQQLLKEEKAVINELSLFERKVELWALGSSTAEKVWKLPSARVTVDKTLENHLPREVIEFERFLQRTGGRQGGWDDYDHQNFLKIRTKYRGRLSYMDEALEYLSGRTKEDIEQHDKWYQEYVILHERKKESIKKWKEKQQQEKERNLKEKEKSEKILKERWLQREEAQKQKAEEERKRKQAKVEVWKKQKVVAFAIDQVSQLKLEEKSQQKERQSHVKLLLERNTLQKKVKEELEKLENEKREETEKEGRKKIAAEEISKFQEHALHKLELRVLQKHAKEIEKEEKEKRLAKLREKVEIRVTRDRSRLNRPSKGGEERRPEMAPASVSQRAVPAWRGGS; encoded by the exons ATGGCCGCGCTGGCCCCGGCGCTGGCGGCGGCGGCCGGGCGGCTCCAG AATGAAAGCTGTTCCAGTACTGCAGGTGCTGGCCGACAGTTTCAGAGCCGGAAGACCAAAGCTGAACGAGCTAAGAAAGTTGAATTCATaagaactgcagaaaagctAAAAGCTCA GCTTGCAAATatagaaaaagacaaaactggaCACCTTTATAACAGGAAGAGTGATTTCAGGGTAGAATACAGATTACTAGAGGAACTGGAACACAGCATGACTGtcagcaggaaaatggaaa AAGCTAAAATCCTGCAGCAGCtatcaaaaatacaaaacaatgTGAAGAGACTTCAGCAGCAATTAAAAGACGTGAAGCCTACACCAGAGT ttgTTGAAAAGATCAAGGAAATGAtggaagaaattgaaaatgcaaTCAATGCTTTTAAAGAGGAGCAGAGGCAAAT ATATCAACAGcttttgaaagaggaaaaagctgtCATTAATGAGCTCAGTCTCTTCGAGAGAAAAGTGGAACTGTGGGCATTAGGGAGctcaacagcagaaaaagtttGGAAATTACCATCAGCCAGGGTCACAGTTgataaaacactggaaaatcATCTACCCAGAGAAGTAATAGAGTTTGAAAGATTTCTTCAGCGAACAGGAGGGCGGCAAGGAGGCTGGGATGATTATGATCATCAAAATTTTCTGAAGATACGGACAAAATATAGAGGAAGGCTGTCTTACATGGATGAAGCCCTTGAGTATCTCAGCGGAAGAACAAAAGAAGATATAGAACAGCATGACAAATGGTATCAAGAATATGTAATTTtacatgaaagaaagaaagag TCAAttaaaaagtggaaagaaaagcagcagcaagagaaagaaagaaacttgaaggagaaagagaaatcagaaaaaatactCAAGGAAAGATGGCTACAGCGTGAAGAAGCTcagaagcaaaaagcagaagaagaacgaaaaagaaaacaagccaaAGTTGAAGTctggaagaaacagaaagtaGTAGCATTTGCAATAGATCAAGTATCACAACTAAAACTAGAGGAGAAATCGCAACAAAAAGAGCGCCAAAGCCACGTGAAGTTACTGTTGGAAAGGAATACCttgcaaaaaaaagtaaaggaggAACTTGAAAAGCTtgaaaatgagaagagagaggaaactgaaaaggagggaaggaagaaaattgctGCAGAAGAAATTTCTAAGTTTCAAGAGCAT GCTCTACATAAACTGGAGCTAAGGGTTTTACAGAAACACGCTAAAGAGatagagaaagaagaaaaagaaaaaagattggCAAAGTTAAGAGAGAAG GTCGAGATTCGGGTCACCAGGGACCGATCCAGGTTGAACAGACCTTCCAAGGGCGGGGAGGAACGCAGGCCGGAGATGGCACCAGCCAGCGTTTCCCAGAG AGCCgtgccagcctggagaggagggtCGTAG